Proteins from a genomic interval of Aquabacterium sp. J223:
- a CDS encoding MFS transporter yields the protein MTTVTVVKKGGEVAIAADSLVTFGDTRLAHGYEANDKLFRIADSVIGMSGTTAHFPVLRRALGTLAAEDLKLGSRDEVFETFLRLHPKLKDQFFLNTKEEDADPYESSQFTLLVANASGIYGVYSYREVFEFDRFWAIGSGRSFALGAMYAAYERLGSAHELAQLGVTAGCEFDKNSAGPVKVVTLRLGAPTAD from the coding sequence ATGACGACCGTCACGGTGGTGAAGAAGGGCGGCGAGGTGGCCATCGCGGCGGACAGCCTCGTCACCTTCGGCGACACCCGGCTGGCCCATGGCTACGAGGCCAACGACAAGCTGTTCCGCATCGCCGATTCGGTGATCGGCATGTCCGGCACGACGGCGCACTTCCCGGTGCTGCGCCGGGCGCTCGGCACGCTGGCCGCGGAGGACCTGAAGCTGGGCAGCCGCGACGAGGTGTTCGAGACCTTCCTGCGCCTGCACCCGAAGCTGAAGGACCAGTTCTTCCTCAACACCAAGGAGGAGGACGCCGACCCCTACGAGTCGAGCCAGTTCACGCTGCTGGTGGCCAACGCCAGCGGCATCTACGGCGTGTACTCGTACCGCGAGGTGTTCGAGTTCGACCGCTTCTGGGCGATCGGCTCCGGCCGCAGCTTCGCGCTGGGCGCGATGTACGCCGCCTATGAGCGGCTGGGCTCGGCGCACGAGCTGGCCCAGCTGGGCGTGACGGCGGGCTGCGAGTTCGACAAGAACTCCGCCGGCCCGGTGAAGGTGGTAACGCTCAGGCTCGGTGCGCCGACGGCGGACTGA